A window of Glycine soja cultivar W05 chromosome 13, ASM419377v2, whole genome shotgun sequence genomic DNA:
GAATACCATGCCATTTCTCATTGTTATTAGTGGTATTAATTATATTCACACTGAAATTGATACTTACCAATCACAAAACAGCTGGTTGTAATTAAACCATATAAGATGAAGGACCAATGACACTTGTGCGGCGTTTGTCTGGGATCATATGCCTTCTTTTTCAAGACCAAAACATATTGTTTGTTGTTGGAACTTTACTTAGAGTAATGATACTCTTACATTAGTGTTTTCTTACGataagtaaaataaacaaataaatttatatttgattttaaatataaaaaaaaaatattttattttattttacttaattagattttttatttcatagtttttaaatactgacataatttaataaaattaattaattttcttaataattatgaaaataatttcttttttattttataatcgaTACCGAATGAAGTAtaagaatataataaattaaaaggtctggtaaaaaaagaataaataatataaaatatttttacgttatcatctaattttaaattattatatatataataagtttattaatatttacactaattattttactaattataatGGTCATGATTTGTAATGATGATTTCTGATTAGTTGATGAGGAAAAATCTTTTATACCATAAAAACTAAACTCTTCTTGTAATACAACAACACAGAAATAAGATAAATGATGTTGGgagaaataaaattgtaaaaagtgatttgaaattatttgttatatGTTATTTGATGGTGTTAGAgtaattaacaagttatttaAAGTTTCTGTTTGCACGGACAGcttgaaattaaagaataaaacataCTGCGGCTACCTGGCTAGCTTAAATCttgcaaaatattttaatgaactTAATCTATTGCATTTAGTTTTCCTTGTCATAATGATTTCGTAGAagtcattcataaaccattaATTTGTCTGATGCTAGAGTGTCACAATCTCATTTCTGAATAATTAATGTACATTGAGTATATATTATACGTCAAGTCGcaataattaaatacttatCAATTATTTGAGAAGTTCATCAcccgataataattttttaagaccGTCGGAACATGttgtatattaaaaaagaaagaccATCGAACATTTTGTTGttacttaatttgtttttattattataactaGTATTTTTACCAGTGGCTTAAGCATttacttttacaaattattttataataagtgaatattgtaacttatttttttatcgtgtaacataaatatttatctatccAGTTTAAATGCTAGCTGATATTTAGTAAAAACAGTTCTAATGCGCatagaatataaatatttacttgTGTGAActagatatttatatatttttaattatgtaacaTTTATCTCACATGTAATGTATATTCATCATATGATTTAgatattgaataatttatttctctAAAACATGGATTATGGATATATTTTGAAGGATAGAGTGCAAAatatttgtcatttcaatttttgagatttcacaatttattatatatgtgtatgtatctataattttaacaattaattcttcaatcaattaaccaaaaaaacattcaaatgtTTTTAGAACTGCAACGTTAAAACATAAACGATTTGAatttcagaaaagaaaaagatatgcCTAAATGTCATTACTTTTCCAATAGTCTACAAACACGTACAACAAAGAAAGAATATTGTATAATTCCAAATGCAATTTTTTGCACGTTAATACATAGCAAGTGCATTATTGATCGATGCAATAATGTAATTAGAAAAGTTTAGCCACCGTCACTCACAACATGAATGTGtataacaatgtttttttttttctaagaaggTGTTTCATTTCTCGAAACATGTTCAATGTTTACAGTTTACATTAGGATTATGAGATTAGTTTTGTAAAAAGTGGACAATTGTAAGGTTAAAATGTGGTATATCTTAGGATGATTGGCTTTAaagatttcttaaaaaaacaaatacaaaacaaGGTGCTCAATTTCTAATACTGACCTATTATTGAAATgatgaaaatgatataaaatagacAGTAACAacttttgaaagagcaaaaatttaaaaaatatatatatggcGTCGCCCGGACTCGAACCGGAGACCTTCAGTGTGTTAGACTGACGTGATAACCAACTACACCACGACACCACTTAATAAAAGCGTCttatttctttaatatataCCTTTTTCTATAAAATGGAATGTTGTCAAAATTCCATACAATTAATgcatctttcaatttttttttttcactttcaatCATTTTCCAAATTTGTACCTAATGAAGCTTTAATGAAGGGGCATAGACAAAGGAAATACTATTCATGTGTCATGACcaccattttgtttttttttctattataaataaaaaaaattactcactCAATTCACATATTCAATGACTATTTGTTAATGAGTGTAATGATGATGCACTAactgtttaaaataattttacactgtCAATCAATAAAAATCTATTACttgtatgaattttaaaatacatgatattttatgatgaaataattgtgttaaattattttacattggaAGTGTACAGAGAgagttttaatttagttttttcatGATTATAATTTAAAGATAAGGTCCTATATTATTCTTGTTCTAAGCacaaattaaaagtttaatgaTGGACTTTTAAAGGAGTTTAATTTTGAATGGAATGTTTTCACCCTAGTCAATCTATACGAATTACATTCTTCTGAATTTTGGCTACTATGTGTTGAATGAGTATTTTGCATTATCACACCAGCTATATTCGTTTACTGATGGTGGATGGGATGATCGGATTTTCATGGATTAAACTGAAAAGAGGTTTGAGGCATACAAGCAAACTTATAGAAAATTTGGCTTCAAAAAGGTATTTTCGCATCTGGTTTGGAATCCGGATGATTTTGCAGTATCTAGCACTGGCAGTTGCATCAGGTTTTGGGTGTTTATATGGACCTAAAGAAAGCTTTGGTGTCTATCTGTATCTGTATCTGTTAGTTagcaatatatattttgtatttatctgATGCATTTTGGAGTATTTTGAAGGGGTTTACTTTTTGGGAGGCTTTGTATCAGGGTAGTGTTTTCTTCAATTATACTTTTGTATCCTCTGTACGTTTTATTTGGAACATTTCTTGTGTgacaattaaattcttttaataaaattttgcctttcaaaaaaataaaatttttataagttaCATCTGCGAActgaaaaaattacatttatttttagagattgtatattataaaataagaggAGAGTGTAATTTGATCACTCAAAAGAGAAAAGAGTATTTTACTCTTTAAGTTGAATAAATTACATTCTTTGTGTGGATGCGATTCTCTAGAAAAATTTAGATGACCAGCTTACATACAAACACACAAGCTCAATGGATATTTGTAAATCAGGCGTATTTTCTCACTCCAAATAGCCTGTGTTATGATTTTCAACAAGGGCAGAACATAGTTTCATTCCAAAGAATTTACAACATAAAGTCAAATTCTTTTATATGCTATTACATTTAACAAACATAATCATCCATCTCCTAAGAGCACTTTTCGGTGTAGATCTTTCAGACTGCTGAACAAACATATAATCAGCTGGATGTGAATTAAAGCTATGTGTAGCTGTATACCTACATATTTGTGTCTCTACATAAGGAGAAAACTCATGTTTAAAAGAATGCACAAGTCAATGAGAACTTCCTCTAAGGAACCATCCGGCTGAAAACTCAGTCGGTTGGGTGTACATAAGTACTACACTATTCAAGAGAAACAATAACATCTTTCGAAAGTCAAGGAAccatcaaaatgaaaattttgatggTGTTTATTACATTTTAACGGAACAAGGTCCAATCTACGAGTGCCTATTTGGATGCCCGTTGAAAGTCCCGTTCAATGGGGGGAAAAAACGCGTTTTCCTAGGCATGAACGTAGAAGTAACAATGGTGTCGCTTTGAAAAAACGTCAGAACCGAACGTTTTTCCAAACACACCCCAAAAGACTCAGAGCCGTGAAACCTCTAAAACCTGAAAAAACACAGTAATGGCACAGCATGTAGTACTAATAACGCAGTTTGAAATATATGGTACTCTTCAAGTATTATGGTTTTCACTTTTCCATCAAAACATATGGTCCTTCCAAGAGATGTTTAAACATATTACTAACAAGCCGTAGTTAAAATTTCAAGATTCATAGATTTGGAGATAAAAAGCTAAAATGGACAAGGAAATGCTAGATGGTAAAAAGTTGACAGAATAAACAGgcaaaattattaattctaaGATGGAATCCCTACCATTTATTTCATCCAACAACCACCCTTGAATCTAGTTGAATTCTGTCAAATTTGACTCATTTTTCTGGCTATCTAGAACTACTCAATCGGCAGCAAACAGAGATGGTGAAACCACAAGACTAGTAAATGTGCAAACAGCAAGAGACATTcatgtaataattaataaggCTCTCCAAACTGTCAATGCAACTTGTAAcgaagtggtatcagagcttaggTTCTgatttgagtgaaacactagtGAGATGAGAGATGACAAGCAATGGTTTGAACTTGTTTCAATTCCCTCGTCTTACAAAATGAAATTATGATAATCGGTGTCACCGCATGAAGGCTTTGGTAGGTTCCCAAGATGTTTGGGAGGTTGTGGAGAAAGGTTATACAAAGCCTGAAAATGAGGATTCTTTGCCACAAACTGAGAAGGAGACTTTGTTGAAAATGAAGAAGGATCAACAAGCACTTACCTTCATCTATCAAGGTTTAGATGAAGGCATGTTTGAGATGGTGTCCAATACCTCCACCTCCAAAGAAGCTTGGGAGATTTTGAAGACATCCCTTGAAGGTGTTGACAAGGTGAAAAAGGTGCATCTACAAACTCTTCGTGAAGAGTTTGAATCCTTGCATATGAAGGAGTCCGAATCAATTTTAGATTTTGGCAATAGGGTGATAATGGTTGTGAACCAAATGAAGCATTATGGAGAGAATATGGAAGATGTTCAAGTTGTAGAGAAAGTCATTCATTCTTTAACtgcaaaatttgattttgtggTTTGTGCAATTAAAGAGTCAAAGGACATCAAATCAATGATTGTGGACCAATTATTGGGTTCACTTCAAACATATGAAGAAAGGGGTTCAAAAGAAGAAATGATGAGCCTTTGGAGCAAGTCTTTAAAGCTAAAGCTTctttgaaagaaaacaaaggagAAAAAGAGTCATGGAAGTGGCCAAGGAAGAGGAGACCATGACAAATGTGATAATAATGAAAGAAGTAATCAACCCACTAGAAATTATGAAAGAGGAAGAGGTAGAGACAATTTTGGAAGAACAAATGAAAGAAGGTATAATAAATCTAATGTTGAATGTTATAATTCCTTAAGTATGGTCATTTTTTATGGGAGTGTAAAGCCAATTTTGAATGCAATAATTGCCATAAGTATGGTCTTTTTTCTTGGGAGTGTAAATCCAATGTTGAAGAGCCAATCTTGGAggtgagaaagaagaagataaagAGCCAACACTATTGCTAGCACATAATAGAGAAGAGAATGGTGATAAGAACTTGTGGTATCTTGACAATGGAGCAAGTAATCACATGTGCGGTTACAAGGAGAAATTTGTGGAGCTTgaagaaaaggagaaggaaaatgTTTCCTCCGATGATTCTTCCAAGGTGCAAATCCAAGGGAAAAgtactaattttaatttccttataAGATGGTGGTCACAAATTAATCAAGGATGTTTATTATGTtcctaaactaaaaaataatattttgagtttGGGACAACTTGTTGAGCAGGGGTATGAAGTTCTCATGAAAGATAATTGTCTATGGCTTAAAGATCAAAACTCTAATTTGATTGCTAAGGTGTTTATGTCAAGAAATAGAATGTTCACTTTGAGCATTAAGACAAATGAAGCAAAATGCTTAAAGATGAAGCATGGTGCTAGCATATGAGGTTTGGCCACTTGAATTTTGGAGCACTCGAGACCTTGGGAGACCAGAAGATGGTGAAGGGAATATCTCACATCAACCATCCTAATCAATGTGTGAAGCATGTCTCCTTGGCAAGCAtgcaagaaattttttttccaaagaaatcaaattaagaGCATAGGTGTCTCTCCAGCTTGTGCACACCAATGTGTGTAGACCAATTGATCCTCCTTCATTtggtaaaaacaaatattttttgttctttattgaTGATTTTAGTAGAAAGACATGGATGTATTTCTTGAAGCAAAAATACGAGGCttctgtaatttttaaaaattttaaggcTCTTGTAAAGAAGGAGAGTGGCTATGTAATCAAGGCTCTAAGATTTGATAGAGGTGGTGAATTCACATCAAAAGAATTCAATGAGTTTTGTGAAAATAATGGGATTCTTCACCCTCTAACGATTCCTAGAAccccacaacaaaatggagtgacggagagaaaaaatagaactaTTCTTAATACGACTAGATGTATGTTGAAAGCTAAGTCTATGCCCAAGGAGTTTTGGGCCAAAGCTGTTTCATGTGCAGTTTATTTGTCTAACCGTTCTCCTACAAAGAATGTCAAAGCCAAACACCTCAAGAAGCATGGAGTGGAGTGAAGCCAAGAGTTGTTCATCTTAAAGTCTTTGGGAGCATTGCAAATGCTCACGTGCCTGACCAAGGAAGATACAAGCTTCATGATAGGAGTGTGAAGCATGCGATCATTGGTTATGTTGCAAGTTCAAAAGGCTACAAGTTGTACAATTCAAGCAATGGGAAGATTGTTGTAAGTAGAGACATAGAATTTGATGAAGAAGAGACATGGAATTGGGAGAAAAAAGAAGGCACCTATgttttcctttcttattttgaagaaaatgatgaagaagTTGCAGCACCAAATGAGTTTTCTACTCCACTTCCTTCACCAACTCATTCAATTCATGAAGCATCATCTTCCGCAGGGAGTTCAAGTGAAAGACTAAGAAAAATGAGAAGTGTTCAAAACATACATGATGAAACTgaaattataaatgatttgtTGTCTTTTTGTTGACAATGATCCTTTAACCTTTGAAGAAGCTATGGAAGAGAAAAGGAGGAGACGAGACATTAAGAAGAATGATATTTAGGAGCTATCAAAACTTCGTAAGGGTCATGATGCAATTGGAGTCAAATCGGTGTTCAGGTTCAAGAAAAAGATTGCCATGAAGAAAGATGTGGAGTTAGTTCATGTGAAGACACAAAACCAAGTTGCAAATATTTTCACTAAGACCCTCATGTTTGAAGATTTTAGAAGATAGAGAACAAGACTTGGAGtgcaaaaaattaattgagGATTTTCTAATTAAGGGGGAtgttagaaataataataataattagaaaattaaggGTTGTGAATTAGTGTTAGATAACCAAAGGGTGTGAGTTAATAAGCATAAAGGGCATTATTCTCATGTAACCACTAAGAATTAGAAGGGTTATAGTCATTATGCTCATTAAGTGTGTTAAAGGAAGAGTTGTGTAATGCCTATGGTTACTCTACTATAAATAGAGCACCAAACCATGTAGCTAAGTGTGCCAAATGAAGAGAATCTTCTCTATTATCTCTGGTCTCCTCTTCTCTTTTAACTAGCATCTACtagcaataataataacaatagagGACACGTTCTCACTAATTCACTTTTGATTTTAGAATTGCAGCACCCTTTGAAGCAGCTCAGTTAGAATTAGAATCCAAATTTCATCATGAACAGCAAATATCCTAAATTGGCAGTTGAATTTGTATCATAaaatcatgttttcatttaaaatttatcaaaaagaaagacaaaatatcaacattattcatatttattattcaaattttaattacatgGGACTCACTTGTCAAAGAGGAATCCTAAAATCTGAGCTGTCACATTCACTACTAGTCAGATGCATGTCAAAATAAATCTGTGCAAGTCATTAGTCATGCCTGGTTTAGATGCACAAAGAACTGGAAGAAATTACACCTACAATACAACTATTACAAATAGGCAGATATACCATCCTAATGTTCCTAACCTCGCAGCAAAGGTAATGTGTCATTCAAGTTGATTAAACACTTGAACACTGCAAAACACTTACATGCATTTTATAACATCATATACAGAATTCAGTCTTAATCCCTCGTGGCCAAAGTTAAATTAGTGAGTTGATGCTACTAGCAAATACCCACAAAATCTGCATTCTTGATTATCCAAGGATGCTCCATTATCTTCTGAAGAGAGAGCCTTCGTGAGGAGTCTTTCACCAGGAGCTGCATCAATTTACAGGTTGCAGTCAGAGAGACCACTAATTTGTTCACTAAAAGAATTTGCTTTGGCTAGGATATGAATAATTGGATATCAACATACCCGACTAATCAGATTTTTCGCCTCTATAGAGACAGAAGGGGTGGAAGGGAAGCTTAGATCAACCTTCATTATCCTACACAAAGCTAAATATATTGCATACACAATGAAAGAGCAACATCTAATTTAACTAAACAAATGCTCCAAAAACTTATGTACCTTTTGAAGGTATCAGATTGACTCTCAGCCTCAAATGGAGGAGCACCATAGAGGAACTCATAACAAAGGATACCCAAAGTCCAGTTGTCAACTGCATAGTCATGAGCTTTGTTTTCAACCATTTCTGGTGCTAAATAATCCAATGTTCCACACATGGTATGTCTTTTGCTTCTAGACTGAACAGACCAACCAAAGTCTGCAATTTTAAGACGCCCCTGCAATCAAGTCATTATTAGTCGTACATACAAGTGCTCTTAAACCCCAAATTATTTAATCGATTGGCTCCACCTATCTACCAAATGGATTCATTGTATATCTCTGATAACAATATTTTCAGTCTAAACTCTGAAGTTTATTTCATTTAGACTTTTTTGGAAGAAGAGTGGGATAAAGAAGGGCATTGGCGAATTGAAGGCAATTAGTATAACAGAGCTAAAAATACATTTGAACACCTATGCTACAACCTCAGGTAACAACAAGGGGATGAGGCAGAAAACAAattgttttgtatttaatattaatatattaatattctgTGGCCATTCAAGTTTTTCTGGTTGACGGATGTGTTGTCATAAGTGAACACAGATCAGAAGCATACGTTGATAGCagaaaaaggatattttagcGTACCTCATGGTCAAGCAACAAATTTTCTGGCTTGATATCCCTATGAATAACATGTTTCTCATGACAATATGCCAACGCCTTTGTGAGGCTCAAAATATACTAGAAttctcaaaataaaagaaaaagttaagagtcaaCATAATAAGAAAAACCTTCTCAAAATAAAGGAGCACAAAGATAACAatagaatataatataaaagacattttttaattttagaagaaaaaaaactaattccATGATACAATTTTTCAGAACTTGCTTGAACTattgcttttattttataaaaaaatacataaatattatgaattttttaaacatatctTCTAATTAAGAAAGCATTTAAAAAGAAGCACAAACAAGCAAGTCCATAATCACTTTTTATCAgacttttcaaaatatttccAACCCATTTTCAATTAACTTCTCTATATTTCCATATTCTACAGTATGCCATCACCACTAGTTCACCTGCTACAATCATCATAACTTCTCATAATttgatacttaaaaaaaattgttaaagatGATTTCTGCTTTGCAGTCTATTCAGCCTCTTCAGATACAAAAccaattttctcaaaaaaaatcacactatgcctgttttcttttcatattcatcttttcataaaagTCAAAACCCTATAATCTGAAGAAATGCCTAAAACCAATGTTCCAAACAAGACTTAACTTTTATAAACATTCTTTCATTTAACTTCTCGAAATACATAAGTTGATTTGAACTTATGTGAGAAGGTCAATAcattttaccttcttattttcttcttctacaaGTGCTTACGAAGAAATTTATCTAAACAAACCTTAGTACAATGGTAGAAGAAGCTGAAAGGAAAAAGCAACCTCTTTCATGAATCATGACAACTTCTTCAAAACATAAACACAGTTGAGAATAAAGGATTTACCGTGGCAGCTTGCTTCTCAGTGAGATGACCCTTTTTTCTCAGCTCCTTGTAAAGCTCTCCCTTATGAGCatactcaagaatcaagaaaacaCGGTCAGCATCATGAAACCAACCGTAAAGACGCAGGATATTTGCGTGCCGGAGACTGGTCTGTATCTCCATCTCTCTCCTCAGTTGGTGATGAATTCTGTACTTATCAATTTGTTCCTTAAATATAACCTTCAACGCCACAACAAATTTGCTctgaaaataaattcaaatttcaattaaacacaaaaatcaaattccatTGGCTACTCAGAGAACAAAAAACCAAACCTCATAATTTATACAAAGCATTTAGTTAGTGAACTGTTAAACATTCTAATTTTTGGATAAatcgtaaaagaaaaaaaagtaggaGATAGGAATAAAGTGAGAATTAGGAACCTAACCTTAACTTCTCTGGCGACGTAAACTCTACCGAATTTGCCCCTACCGAGAGGTTTTCCGATCTCGAAGTCTTCAAGGGACCAATGTCGCTTTGAATTTTCTTCCTCCGCTGGGTTTTGGGAAGCCATTTTCGTGGAAATGCGAAGTTCGTTGGAGTTTTTCtcagaatttgaatttgaatttgaatttgggtAAAgcacacttatttttttatttttcttaaaacgaCGTCGTTTCATTTTGCAAAAACGTGCGTTTCACAAAGTCTAAGCTTATTTTCGTAGCCCTATCTGATCTCCCTCTCTCTCAATCTCACAACTCTCGTCGCCGCCGCACTGCACCGCACCGCACCGCACCGCACGTAAGCACCCACGGTGAGTTCTCTCAGCCATCATCCCACCACGAAATTTTTATTGTGTCAGTGTCATTAATTATTTCCTTTggtaaattcaattttattgtGCCCAAAGGGGGggattcaattttattttaactggtCGCCAAGAAATTTGCTAACTTTTagactcttttttttgtttatacttcccataaatttgttttgtatgttttcctttcttctgggtttaaatgttttagaatgaatttcaattttttcgtagccttgccttccaagtgtTTGATGAAATGTGTGTCTTGGTGATGAGGTTGCAAATTGGCAGGAGATGAAGAAGGGAGTCCATCCACAGAAGCAATGGATATCCTACGTTACACAAACGGGTAGGTTGATGCAtgtgatgatgacaaagatacACCCTGTTGGGAAGGTTTATCACTTCCGGGCTAAGCGTCAAATGGCCGAGAGTTTAGGACAGATTGCTAAGTTCAGACGCCGCTTTGGGCTAGAAAATCCAGAGGGCAATGAAAAATGACAGCATAGGGAactttggttttttattttgtgcaaATTGGTGGAAAATAACTGAGAA
This region includes:
- the LOC114382352 gene encoding serine/threonine-protein kinase Aurora-3-like isoform X1, translated to MKRRRFKKNKKISVLYPNSNSNSNSEKNSNELRISTKMASQNPAEEENSKRHWSLEDFEIGKPLGRGKFGRVYVAREVKSKFVVALKVIFKEQIDKYRIHHQLRREMEIQTSLRHANILRLYGWFHDADRVFLILEYAHKGELYKELRKKGHLTEKQAATYILSLTKALAYCHEKHVIHRDIKPENLLLDHEGRLKIADFGWSVQSRSKRHTMCGTLDYLAPEMVENKAHDYAVDNWTLGILCYEFLYGAPPFEAESQSDTFKRIMKVDLSFPSTPSVSIEAKNLISRLLVKDSSRRLSLQKIMEHPWIIKNADFVGIC
- the LOC114382352 gene encoding serine/threonine-protein kinase Aurora-3-like isoform X2, with product MKRRRFKKNKKISVLYPNSNSNSNSEKNSNELRISTKMASQNPAEEENSKRHWSLEDFEIGKPLGRGKFGRVYVAREVKSKFVVALKVIFKEQIDKYRIHHQLRREMEIQTSLRHANILRLYGWFHDADRVFLILEYAHKGELYKELRKKGHLTEKQAATGRLKIADFGWSVQSRSKRHTMCGTLDYLAPEMVENKAHDYAVDNWTLGILCYEFLYGAPPFEAESQSDTFKRIMKVDLSFPSTPSVSIEAKNLISRLLVKDSSRRLSLQKIMEHPWIIKNADFVGIC
- the LOC114382352 gene encoding serine/threonine-protein kinase Aurora-3-like isoform X3: MKRRRFKKNKKISVLYPNSNSNSNSEKNSNELRISTKMASQNPAEEENSKRHWSLEDFEIGKPLGRGKFGRVYVAREVKSKFVVALKVIFKEQIDKYRIHHQLRREMEIQTSLRHANILRLYGWFHDADRVFLILEYAHKGELYKELRKKGHLTEKQAATYILSLTKALAYCHEKHVIHRDIKPENLLLDHEGRLKIADFGWSVQSRSKRHTMCGTLDYLAPEMVENKAHDYAVDNWTLGILCYEFLYGAPPFEAESQSDTFKSFV
- the LOC114382355 gene encoding uncharacterized protein LOC114382355: MKKGVHPQKQWISYVTQTGRLMHVMMTKIHPVGKVYHFRAKRQMAESLGQIAKFRRRFGLENPEGNEK